A genomic segment from Brevundimonas sp. SORGH_AS_0993 encodes:
- the glk gene encoding glucokinase: protein MNDKTLLVGDVGGTNARFALTRMVDGKPVLEHHDSFPAETYPTFLEGVAAFIDGCDVKPTGGVIAVAGPVTDGAIDLTNSPWQVSESELQTLGLKPVKLINDFEALAWGAPIVPEDQLESLGGPVDGDPHATVAVLGPGTGFGVSALVRDAHGKEMAMPSEGGHACFPPGDPIEDEILRILRRRYDRVSIERLICGPGLLNMHRALAEIDGRETHIDDPAQITQTAMADPNSPCGATLARFCAILGAVAGDIALTTGARGGVYIAGGIVPRILPFIKASPFRQRFERKGRFKDYMSEIPTKVIMHKHAALLGAARVAFAEAEN from the coding sequence ATGAATGACAAGACTCTCCTCGTCGGCGACGTCGGCGGCACCAACGCCCGCTTCGCCCTGACCCGCATGGTCGACGGCAAGCCCGTGCTGGAGCACCACGACAGCTTCCCGGCCGAGACCTATCCGACCTTTCTGGAAGGCGTCGCCGCCTTCATCGACGGCTGCGACGTGAAGCCGACGGGCGGGGTCATCGCCGTGGCAGGCCCCGTCACCGACGGCGCCATCGACCTGACCAACTCGCCCTGGCAAGTGTCCGAAAGCGAGCTTCAGACCCTGGGGCTGAAGCCGGTCAAGCTGATCAACGATTTCGAAGCCCTGGCCTGGGGCGCCCCCATCGTGCCCGAAGACCAGCTGGAAAGCCTGGGCGGCCCGGTGGACGGCGATCCCCATGCGACCGTGGCGGTGCTGGGCCCCGGAACCGGCTTCGGCGTCTCGGCCCTGGTGCGCGACGCCCACGGCAAAGAGATGGCCATGCCGTCAGAGGGCGGCCACGCCTGCTTCCCGCCCGGTGATCCGATCGAGGACGAAATTCTGCGTATTCTCCGTCGCCGCTATGACCGGGTGTCCATCGAGCGTCTGATCTGCGGCCCCGGTCTTTTGAACATGCACCGGGCGCTGGCCGAGATCGACGGGCGCGAGACCCACATCGACGATCCGGCCCAGATCACCCAGACGGCGATGGCAGATCCGAACAGCCCGTGCGGCGCGACCCTGGCCCGCTTCTGCGCCATCCTGGGCGCCGTGGCCGGCGACATCGCCCTGACCACCGGCGCGCGCGGCGGCGTCTATATCGCGGGCGGCATCGTTCCGCGCATCCTGCCCTTCATCAAGGCCAGCCCCTTCCGCCAGCGGTTCGAGCGCAAGGGCCGGTTCAAGGATTATATGTCCGAAATCCCGACCAAGGTGATCATGCACAAGCATGCCGCCCTGCTGGGCGCAGCGCGCGTCGCCTTCGCTGAGGCCGAAAACTAA